The following proteins are co-located in the Hemiscyllium ocellatum isolate sHemOce1 chromosome 34, sHemOce1.pat.X.cur, whole genome shotgun sequence genome:
- the LOC132832134 gene encoding forkhead box protein F2-like, with product MASESPQQHLEPPARIRSSPVPGVLKSALIGQHSPAMEPSSLGKAKKSSGGLRRPEKPPYSYIALIVMAIQSSPTKRLTLSEIYQFLQTRFPFFRGSYQGWKNSVRHNLSLNECFIKLPKGLGRPGKGHYWTIDPASEFMFEEGSFRRRPRGFRRKCQTLKPMYRMMNGLGFGPSIIPQPFDFQAPAASLACHANSYNLESSLSMMSNSLSGSYDGLSSGHHVPHMSPNPGSTYMASCPVSSGGEYGADSSSSPVPSSPVVASALECHSPYSPSTAPWSSSATSPYIKQQSLSHINSVPSSLHSTMSSYSLEQTYLHQNTRDPAEIAVGLPRYQTHSSPVCDRKDFVLNFNGISSFHPSAGGSYYHHHHQGVCQDIKPCVM from the exons ATGGCGAGCGAGAGCCCACAGCAACATCTGGAACCTCCAGCGCGCATCCGGTCGAGCCCGGTTCCCGGAGTGCTCAAGTCGGCCTTGATCGGCCAGCACTCGCCGGCCATGGAGCCCTCGAGCCTGGGCAAAGCCAAGAAGAGCAGCGGAGGCTTGAGGCGGCCGGAGAAGCCGCCTTATTCCTACATCGCCCTGATCGTGATGGCTATTCAGAGTTCGCCGACCAAGCGGCTGACGCTGAGCGAGATCTACCAGTTCCTGCAGACCCGCTTCCCCTTCTTCCGGGGCTCCTACCAGGGCTGGAAGAACTCGGTGCGGCACAACCTGTCCTTGAACGAGTGCTTCATCAAACTGCCCAAGGGTCTGGGCAGACCCGGCAAGGGTCACTATTGGACTATAGACCCGGCCAGTGAATTCATGTTTGAGGAGGGGTCTTTTCGTCGGAGACCCCGAGGGTTCCGCAGGAAGTGCCAGACGCTCAAGCCCATGTACAGAATGATGAATGGCCTGGGCTTCGGCCCCTCGATCATCCCCCAACCCTTCGACTTCCAGGCGCCCGCCGCTTCCCTCGCCTGCCATGCCAACAGCTATAACCTGGAGAGCAGCCTCAGCATGATGAGTAACTCACTGTCAGGGAGCTACGATGGACTCAGCAGCGGGCACCATGTCCCCCATATGTCCCCCAACCCCGGCTCCACTTACATGGCCAGCTGCCCCGTGTCTTCAGGCGGCGAGTACGGTGCCGACAGCAGCAGTAGCCCTGTCCCCTCTTCCCCTGTGGTGGCCAGTGCCCTGGAATGCCATTCTCCATACTCGCCCTCAACTGCCCCTTGGTCATCATCCGCCACATCGCCGTACATTAAACAGCAAAGCCTGAGCCATATCAACTCTGTCCCCTCCAGCCTTCACTCTACTATGTCATCCTACTCGCTGGAACAAACATACCTACACCAAAACACAAGGGACCCCGCGGAAATTGCAG TGGGGCTACCTCGCTATCAGACTCATTCCTCGCCAGTGTGTGACAGAAAGGATTTTGTGCTCAATTTCAACGGGATCTCATCGTTTCACCCCTCGGCCGGCGGATCATattatcaccatcaccatcagggCGTGTGTCAGGACATCAAGCCTTGTGTCATGTGA